From the genome of Frateuria soli:
TCTGCTTCATCACGCTGCCGCGTTCGTTGTACCAGGACACCGGCGCCAGCCCCGGCAACAGGTCGGGGCCGCCGTGCATGAAGCTGTCCGCGCGCAGGGTCGGATGCTGCTCGCGCAGGCGTATCAGGCGGGCGACGAACTCGATGAGCGCGTGGCTGCCATCGGACTGCGCCAGCTTCCAGTCGAGCCAGGAGATCTCGTTGTCCTGGCAATAGGCGTTGTTGTTGCCACCCTGGCTGCGGCCGAACTCGTCGCCGCCCAGCAGCATCGGCGTGCCGTGCGAGAACAGCAGCGTGGCGAGCATGGCGCGCTTGGCGCGGCCGCGTGCGTCCAGAATCGCGGCGTCCTCGGTCGGCCCCTCGGCGCCGTGGTTGTTGCTCTCGTTGTCGTTGGCGCCGTCGCGGTTGTCCTCGCCGTTGGCTTCGTTGTGCTTGTGCTCGTAGCTGACCAGGTCCTCGAGGGTGAAACCGTCGTGCGCGGTGACGAAGTTGACCGAGGCCCACGGGCGGCGGTGCTGGTGGTCGAACAGTTCGGACGAGCCCTGCAGGCGGCCGGCCAGCGCGCCGCGCAGGCCGGCGTCGCCCTTCCAGAAACGACGCACGTCATCGCGGAACTGGCCGTTCCATTCGCCGAAGCCGGGCGGATGGTTGCCCAGCTGGTAGCCGCCGGGGCCGACGTCCCACGGTTCGGAGATCAGCTTGACCCCATTGAGTACCGGGTCCTGGCGCATGGCGTCGAACATGCCGCCGTTGGGATCGAAGCCGGTCGCCTCGCGGCCCAGGGTGACACCCAGGTCGAAGCGGAAACCGTCGACGTGGAAGTTCTGCACCCAGTAGCGCAGCGAATCCATCACCAGCTGCAGCACGCGCGGGTGCGCGGTGTTGACCGTGTTGCCGGTACCGGTGTCGTTGATGCAGTGGCGCGGGTTGTCCGGCAGCAGCCGGTAGTAGCTGGCATTGTCCAGGCCGCGGAAGGAAAGCGTGGGACCGAGTTCGCTTCCCTCCCCGGTGTGGTTGTAGACCACGTCCAGGATCACCTCGATGCCGGCCGCGTGCAGCGCCTGCACCGCGGCACGGATCTCGTTGAGCGCGCCCTCGGCCAGGTACGAGGGCTCCGGCGCGAAGAACGCCAGCGTGTTGTAGCCCCAGTAGTTGCGCAGCTTCATCTCGGCCAGCCGGCGGTCCTGCACGAAGGCGTGGACCGGCAGCAGCTCGATCGCCGTGATGCCCAGGTGGACCAGGTGATCGATGACGTAGGGGTCGGCCAGCGCCAGGAAAGTGCCGCGCTCGTGCGGGCGGATGCGCTTGAGCGTGCGCGTCAGCCCCTTGACGTGCGCCTCGTAGACGATGGTCTGCGACCAGGGCGTGCGCGGGCGCTGCGTGCGGCCTTCCCAGTGCATCGGCTCGTCGACCACCACCGCCTTGGGCATCGCCGCGGCGCTGTCGCGCCGATCGAAGGAAAGGTCCGCGCGCGGCGAGGACACCCGGTAGCCGTGCAGCACGTCGGACCAGCGCAGTTGCCCGGCGAGCTGGCGCGCGTACGGGTCGAGCAGCAGCTTGTTCGGGTTGAAGCGGTGGCCCTGCTCCGGTTCGTAGGGACCGTAGGCACGGTAGCCGTAGAGCTGGCCGCCACGCAGGCGCGGCAGGTAGCCGTGCCAGATTTCGTCGGTGCACTCGGGCAACGTGTAGCGGGCGATCTCGCGGCGGCCGGAGGGATCGAACAGGCACAGTTCGATGCGCTCGGCGTGCGCGGAGAACACGGCGAAGTTGGTGCCGATGCCGTCGCAGGTGGCGCCCAGCGGGTAAGGCGCGCCTGGCTGCATGCGTTCGGGGAGCGTGGGCATCAGCATCGCTCCTTTGCTTGGGTATCGGCGTGCCGGGCCGAGGCAGGGCTGCCGCCATCCCACTTCCGGGCGCCTTCGCCCGCAGACGGGGGAAGGATGGTCTGCCGCGAGGCCTGTTCGCGAGCCATCCCCCGCTTGGCAGGGGAAGGTGCCGACAGGCGGATGGGGGTCGCCGGGGCGAGATGCTTCATACCGGCTCCGCCAGGTAGATTACGGTTGCGAGCGGCGGCAACGTCAACGCCAGCGACCACGGCTGGCCGTGGATCGGCGCCGGCTCGGCGTGTGCCTCGCCCTGCCCCACGCCGGAGCCGCCATAGCCCGCGTCGTCGGAGTTGATCGCCAACTGCCAGCGCCCCTCTCGCGGCACGCCGATGCGGTAGTCGTGCAGCGGCGCGGGCGTGAGGTTGCTCACCACCAGCGCGGGACGCGCGCCTTCCGCGAAGCGCAGCCAGGCGAACACGCTGTTCGACGCGTCGTCGCCAATCGCCCAGCGGAAGCCGCGCGGGTCGCCGTCCCAGGCGTGCAGGGCCGGCTCTCGCGCAAGCAGATGGTTGAGATCGCGCAACAGTTGCTGCACGCCGCGGTGGCGCGGATCGTCCAGCAGGTGCCATGGCAGTTGCGCGTCGTGGTTCCACTCGGTCGGCTGCGCCAGCTCGCCGCCGGCGAACAGCAGCTTCTTGCCCGGGTGTGCCCACATGAAGCCGTAGTAGGCGCGGAGGTTGGCGAAGCGTTGCCAATCGTCGCCGGGCATGCGGCCGAGCAGCGAGCGCTTGCCGTGCACCACCTCGTCATGCGACAGCGGCAGCACGTATTGCTCCGAGTAGGCGTACACCATCGAGAAGGTCATCTCGTGGTGGTGCCAACGCCGGTGAATCGGGTCGCGCGACATGTACTCGAGCGTGTCGTGCATCCAGCCCATGTTCCATTTGTAGTCGAAACCCAGGCCGCCCTCGGTCGGCGGGCGGGTGACGCCGGGCCAGGCGGTCGATTCCTCGGCGATGGTGAGCACGCCGGGGTGGTGCTGGTGCACCACGGTGTTGAAGCGTTTCAGGAAGGCGATCGATTCGAGGTTCTCGCGCCCGCCGTGGATGTTGGGCACCCACTCGCCGTGCTTGCGGCTGTAGTCGCGGTAGAGCATCGAGGCGACCGCGTCCACGCGCAGGCCGTCGACGTGGAAGCGCTCCAGCCACGCCAGCGCGCTGCCGATCAGGAACCCCGAGACCTCGCTGCGGCCCAGGTTGTAGATCAGCGTGTTCCAGTCCTGGTGGAAGCCTTCGCGCGGGTCGGCGTGTTCGTACAGCGCGGTACCGTCGAAATGTGCCAGGCCGTGCGTGTCGGCGGGGAAATGCGCGGGCACCCAGTCGACGATCACGCCCAGGCCCGCCTCGTGGCAGCGGTCGACGAAGCGGGCAAAGGCCTCCGGCGGACCGTAGCGCGCGGTCGGCGCGTACTGGCCCAAAGGCTGGTAGCCCCAGGAGCCGCCGAACGGGTGCTCGGCGACCGGCAGCAGTTCGACGTGGGTGAAGCCCATGCCGACCAGGTACGGAATCAGGCGCTCGGCCAGCGTGTCCCAGCCCGGTGACCGGCCGTGTTCGTCGCGCCACCAGGAACCGGCGTGCAGTTCGTAGATGGACAGCGGCGCGTCGAGCCGCTGGCGCGTGGCGCGCTCGGCCATCCACGCGTGGTCGCTCCAGCGCAAGGGTTCGACGTCGGCGACGACCGATGCGGTGGACGGCGGCGCCTCGGTGACCAGCGCCACCGGATCGGCACGCTGCTGTACCGAGAAATCGGCGCCGAGGATCTCGTATTTGTATCGCGCACCGGTTCCCAGGCCCGGCACGAACAGCTCCCACACGCCATGCGGCAGGCGCAGGCGCATCGGGTGGCGGCGGCCGTCCCAGTGGTTGAAGTCGCCGACCACGCTGACCCGCCGTGCATTGGGCGCCCACACCGCGAAGCGCACACCGCGCACACCCTCACGTTCATCCGGATGCGCGCCGAGCTGGCGCCAGAGTTCCGGATGCTGGCCCTGCGCGAGCAGGTCCAGGTCGTGCTCGGCGAGCAGCGATCCGAAGGCGTAGGGATCGTCCAGTTCCTGCATCGCCGTCGGCCAGTGCACGCGCAGGCGATAGTCGCCCTCGCCCGGCACCACGCCCGCGAACAGGCCGTCGGCCAGCGGCGCCAGCGAGGCGAGCACCTGGCCCTGCGGATCGATCGCCTCGACGCCGTGCGCGCCTGGCTGCAGCGTGCGCACCACGCGCTGCCCGTCGACCCGGTGCGGACCGAGCACGGCGAAAGGATCGCCATGGCCTGCCTGCAGCAGGGCGTCCACCGCTCCGGGGTCGAGCGCGCCTGCGTTCACGTCGGGACTCCGCCGATGGCGGCCTCGTCGGTCAGCCGCAACAGCCCCTGCAGCGGCACGCCCAGCCAACCCGGCCGGTTGGCGGCTTCGTAGGCGATCTCGTAGGCGGCCTTGTCCAGCAGGAACAGCTCGAGCATCGGCGCCAGTGCCTCGGCGCGGATCCAGCGCACCGGCGCCCGGTCGAGCACGGCGACGTAGGCAGCCAGAAACACTTCCGAGGCGCGCAGCCGGAAGCGTTCCAGGTACGGCGCGTAGAGCGGATCCTCGATCGGTGCCATGCCATCTTCCCCCCGCTGCGCGACGGCGGCCACGTAGTCGAGCGAGCGCAGGAAGCCGGCCACGTCGCGCAACGGCGTGGTCTTGATCCTCCGGTCCGCCAGCGGGCGAGCCGGCTCGCCCTCGAAGTCGATCAGCCAGGCGTCGCCCTGCACCACCAGCACCTGGCCCAGGTGGAAGTCGCCATGCACGCGCGTGCGCAGCGCATCCTCGCCGCGTGCAGCCAGGGCATCGATGCGCTGGCAAAGCGCATCCCGCCGCGCGAACAGCCGGTCGCGCTGCGTGCGCAGCGCACCATCCTCGGAGACGAGACTCTCGAGCGCTTCCAGTGCGCGCCCGAGCTGCGCGCGGGCGTCGTTTGCCCATTCGCCCACGTCGGCCTTGCCCGCGGTCTCGGGCCGGAAGGCGTCGTCGTCGCTGGGCTGCGCGAGCACCGCGTGCAACTCGCCCAAACGCGTACCCACGGCGGCGGCGAAGCTGTCGTAGTCGGCCAGGATCTCCGCGCGGGCGGCATCGTCCGCGGCATGGCTGAATTCGTCCCAGGTGCGATGCAGGTAGTCGAGCGTCCAGCGCCAGGCATCGCCCTGGTTGCGCACGAAACCCTGCAGCACGGCCAGCGCGGAGGGAACGCCATCGGCGCCCACGTGCAGCACCTCGCCCAGCAGCGGCGGGGTGTTGGCGTAGCCCACGCGGGTCAGGTGACGGCCCATCTCCAGTTCGGGATTGATGCCGTGCGAGATGTGCCGGTAGAGCTTGAGCATGCCGTGCTCGTGCACGATCACCGAGCTGTTGGACTGCTCGGCCGACAGCCAGCGGTTCTCGGTGTCGGGTGGGAACTCGAGCGCGTCGAAGGCGCCTGTCGCGGTGAACCGGATGGATCCGCCCCGCTTCAGTGGCAGCTCCAGTCGCTGGCGCAGGCCGCGCAGCAGGCCGGAGACGAAGGCATCGAGCACGAAGCCGTCGGTGAGGTAGCCCACGCGGCGGCCACGGCGCACCCGCGCCAGTGCCAGTTGCTGGGCGCGCGCGGGCGGGTTCTCGTCTTCCCAGATGATGCCCAGCGGGAGGCAGTAGCGTTCGATGCCCTGGTCGTTGAGCGTGGTGATGATCTCGGTGATGATCAGGTCCTCGCCACGGTCCGGCCACGGCTGGCCGTACATGACGTTGATGGAGGCGATGCCGCGGTCCTTGGCGCCGAACCAGCGGCGTCGGCCGAGGTAGGTCGGCAGCACGTCGCGTTCGAGTGCGCCGCGGTGGTGCGCCATGACCGGCCCATCCACCAGCGGGCCGCGCAGCACCAGCGTCTCGAAGTCCGGCATCGGCTCCGCCGGTACCTGGTGCCAGGCCGGCATCTGCGCGTTGGCGCAGAGCTGGAAGGCGTAGAAGCCGAATGGCGGCAGGGTCAGCAGGTACGGCAGGCGCCCGATCGGCGGAAACGAGGTACCGCCGAGGATCTCCACCGGCACGCGGCCTTCGAAGGCGCCCAGGTCCAGTTCGACCGCCTGCAGCGTGCGCGACATGTTGGCCACGCACAGCACCTGCTCGTCCTCGTACTCGCGCAGGTAGGCCAGGATCTTGCGGTTGCCCGGGTAGAGGAAGCGGATGCCGCCGCGGCCGAACGCCTTGTAGCGCTTGCGCACGGCCAGCACGCGGCGGGTCCAGTTGAGCAGCGAATGCGGATCGCGCGCCTGTGCCTCGACGTTGACCGCCTGGTAGCCATACAGCGGGTCCATGATCGGCGGCAGCACCAGCTTGGCCGGGTCGGCCCTGGAGAAGCCGCCGTTGCGGTCCATCGACCATTGCATCGGCGTGCGCACGCCATCGCGGTCGCCCAGGTGGATGTTGTCGCCCATGCCCAGCTCGTCGCCGTAGTAGAGCACCGGCGTGCCCGGCATGGTGATCAGCAGCGAGTTCATCAGCTCGATGCGCCGGCGGTCGCGTTCGAGCAGGGGCGAAAGACGGCGGCGGATGCCCAGGTTGATGCGCGCGCGGCGGTCGGCCGCGTAGGTCTCCCACAGGTAGTCGCGCTCGGCGTCGGTGACCATTTCCAGCGTCAGCTCGTCGTGGTTGCGCAGGAAGATCGCCCACTGGCAGTTGTCGGGAATCGCCGGGGTCTGGCGCATGATGTCGGTGATCGGGAAGCGGTCCTCGCGTGCGATCGCCATGTACATGCGCGGCATCAGCGGGAAGTGGAACGCCATGTGGCATTCGTCGCCGTTGCCGAAGTAGTCCTGGGTGTCCTCGGGCCACTGGTTGGCCTCGGCCAGCAGCATGCGGTCGGGGTAGTGCTCGTCGATCTCCTTGCGGATCAGCTTGAGGATGTCGTGCGTCTCGCGCAGGTTCTCGTTGTTGGTGCCCTCGCGTTCGATGAGGTAGGGCACCGCGTCCAGGCGCAAGCCGTCCACGCCGATGTCCAGCCAGAAGCGCATCACGCCCAGCACGGCCTTGATCACCGCTGGATTGTCGAAGTTGAGGTCGGGCTGGTGCGAGAAGAAGCGGTGCCAGAAGTACTGGCCGGCGACCGGGTCCCAGGTCCAGTTCGACTTTTCGGTGTCCAGGAAGATGATGCGCGTGCCCGCATAGGCCTGGTCGGTGTCCGACCACACGTAGAAGTTGCGCGCGGCCGAGCCGGGCCGGGCCAGGCGTGCGCGCTGGAACCAGGGGTGCTGGTCGGAGGTGTGGTTGATCACCAGTTCGGTGATCACGCGCAGGCCGCGCGCGTGCGCCGCGGCGATGAAGCGCCGGGCGTCGCCGAGCTTGCCGTAGTCCGGATGCACGTCCTTGTAGCCGGAGATGTCGTAGCCGTCGTCGCGCCGCGGGCTCGGGTAGAACGGCAGCAGCCAGAGCGTGTTGACGCCCAGCTCGGCGATGTAGTCGAGCTTGTCGATCAGCCCCTGGAAGTCGCCCACGCCGTCGTCGTTGGAGTCGAAGAACGACTTGACGTGCACCTGGTAGATGATCGCGTCCTTGTACCAGAGCGGATCGCTGGTGAAGCTGCGCCTGACAGTCCTGGGCTGCGTGTTCATGCCGTCCCTCCTGCCGCGAAGCCTTTGTAGGAGCCCACTTGGGGGCGATGCTCTGCTTTGATGCGCCAAGGCAGGAGCATCGCCCACAAGTGGGCTCCCACGAGGAAAGGCGACGTGCGGGGCATGTTCATGCCTCCACCCGCCAGATCGCATAGGGCATGCCCTGCCCCAGCCACACGTGCTGCCGCCCGCCGCGCCAGGTCAGCGTGAGGTCGTGCAGCAGGTCCTCGACGGTGAGCGGCGTGTCCTCGCCCACGTCCCAGTCGGCCAGCGGCAGGTGCAGGTCGGCCGAATGGGCGTGGTGCGGATCGAGGTTGATCGCCACCAGTACCCGGTCGCGCCCGCCCGGCGCCGTCTTCTCGAAGAACAGTACCTGGTCGTTGTCGGCGCGCAGGAAGCGCACGCCGAGATGGCTCTGCAGCGCCGGCTGTTCGCGGCGGATGGCGTTGAGCTGGGTGATCTCGGCGACGATGTTGCCCGGGGCATTCCAGTCGCGCGGCTTGATCTCGTACTTCTCCGAGTCGAGGTATTCCTCCTTGCCCGGGATCGGCACCGACTCGCACAGCTCGAAGCCCGAATACATGCCCCACAGGCCCGACAGCGTGGCCGCCAGCGCCGCGCGGATCAGGAACCCCGTGCGGCCGGAGCGCTGCAGGAAGTACGGGTTGATGTCCGGCGTGTTGACGAAGAAGTTGGGACGGAAGAAGTCGCGCGGCGCGCCGTGCGCCAGTTCGGTCAGGTAGTCGACGAACTCCTGCCTGGTGTGGCGCCAGGTGAAGTAGGTGTAGGACTGGCTGAAGCCGAGCTTGGCCAGCCGGTACATCGGCTTGGGCCGGGTGAAGGCCTCGGACAGGAACAGCGCGTCGGGGTACTCGCTGCGCACGCGCGCGATCATCCACTCCCAGAACGGGAACGGCTTGGTATGCGGGTTGTCCACGCGGAAGATGCGCACGCCCTCACCCGCCCAGTACAGCACCACGTCGCACAACGCCTGCCACAACGACGGCACGGCGTCGTCCTGGTAGAAGTCGACGTTGACGATGTCCTGGTACTTCTTCGGCGGGTTCTCCGCGTAGCGCAGGCTGCCGTCCGGCCGCCAGTCGAACCATTCGGGATGCTCCGTGAGCCAGGGATGGTCGGGCGAGCACTGGATGGCGAAGTCGAGCGCCAGTTCCAGCCCGTGCTCCTGCGCGGCGTCGCGCAGCGCGCGGAAGTCCTCGATCGTGCCCAGTTCGGGATGGAGGTCCGTATGCCCGCCCTCGGCCGAACCGATCGCGTAGGGGCTGCCCGGATCGTGCTCGCCGGGCGTCAGGCTGTTGTTGCGGCCCTTGCGGAAGGCGCGGCCGATCGGATGGATCGGCGGGAAGTACAGCACGTCGAAACCCATCGCCTGGATCGCCGGCAGCCGCCCGATCACGTCGCGGAAGGTGCCATGGCGGCCCGGGTCATCGGTGATCGAGCGCGGGAACAGTTCGTACCAGCTGGCGAACTGCGCGGCGCGGCGATCGACTTCGAGGCGAAGCGGCGGGTGTTCGACGGCGAATGCGCGCAGATCGGCCTCGGTCAGCGTGCGGGCGGTGTCCTCGGCGGTCAGCAGCCGGTAGCGCGCCTCGTCGTCGTCGGCCCTGGCCAGGGCCGAGGCCAGCGCACGCAGGGGCTTGCGCCTTGCCGGCGTGGTGCCGGCCGCGGTCTGTTCGACCAGATGCTGGCCTTCGCGCATCTCCAGCGCGATCGGCACGCCAGCGCCGTGCTTGGCGACGATCTCGTGACGGTAGCTCGCGTACGCATCGCGCCAGGCCTGCACGGTGTACTCGTGGCGACCCACCCGGGCAGGCGTGAAGTGGCCGCGGTAGCGATCGTTGCCGAGCGCTTCCATCCGTTGCTCGTGCCAGTGCCTCTCGTCCAGCGCCCGCCAGCGCAGCACCACCGCCAGCCGGTCGTGGCCATCCATGAACACGTCCGCCTCGACCGTCACCACGTCGCCGACCACGCGCTTGACCGCGAAGCGGCCCTCGTCCACGCAGGGAGTGACCGCCTCGATGGCGATGCGCGGCGCCTGCGTGGCGGCGGCCAGCGCCTGCTTGCGGGTGGCCGCAGAGGTGCGCGTGGCGACCGGCGGCGTGCGCGTACCTTCGAACACGCGTGCCTCGCCCGGGCCGAGGGTGAGCGGTTCCGTGGCCGGCCCGCCGTCCGGGGCGGTCCAGTCCCCGTAGATGCTGGCCGCGCCGCCGGCTACCGCGCCCAGCGCGACCGGGGTTTCCACGTCCAGCCGCGCATTGAAGAGGGACAGCCACGCGCGCTCGCCCTGCCGGCGCAGCACGCCGACCCATGCGTCGTCGATATGGATGGCCGACGGCGTGCGCGCCTGCGGGCCGAGCCCGCGCAGCCAGTCGTTGATGGCGCGGATCTCGGCGGCGATGTCCAGTGCCTGGTGCTCGTCGCGCTCGAAGCCCGCGGGCATCAGCCAGCCGGCGGCACAGGTGGCGGCGAACCATGCGGCGCGACGGCGGTGGCGCCCGGCATGATCGCGTTCGCCGAAGACCAGGTCGGCGGACGGGTCGCCGAAGGGCGCCGCGGCGCAGGCCAGCGGTGGCGCCACCGCGGCCACGCGGCGCAGCTCGCGGCCGAACCAGCCAGCGCGGAAATCCCACCACTCGGCCGAGCAGAAGGCGTAGTCGAAAGCAGCCTCCTTCAGGGCGGCCAGTTCCTCGGGTGCCAATCCCTGGGTCCAGCCCAGGAACAGCGCTTGCGGGGCCTTGCCGCGCAGGCCATCCACCAGGTGCGCCCACCATGCCGCGGGGGCGGCGTCCAGCGACCGCAGGCGCAGCCCCGCGGCCCCCGCCTGCAATGCCTCGCGCAGCCGCTCGCACCACCAGGCCAGCGCCTCCGGCGCCACGGCATCGTCGTGGAAACG
Proteins encoded in this window:
- the glgB gene encoding 1,4-alpha-glucan branching protein GlgB; this translates as MNAGALDPGAVDALLQAGHGDPFAVLGPHRVDGQRVVRTLQPGAHGVEAIDPQGQVLASLAPLADGLFAGVVPGEGDYRLRVHWPTAMQELDDPYAFGSLLAEHDLDLLAQGQHPELWRQLGAHPDEREGVRGVRFAVWAPNARRVSVVGDFNHWDGRRHPMRLRLPHGVWELFVPGLGTGARYKYEILGADFSVQQRADPVALVTEAPPSTASVVADVEPLRWSDHAWMAERATRQRLDAPLSIYELHAGSWWRDEHGRSPGWDTLAERLIPYLVGMGFTHVELLPVAEHPFGGSWGYQPLGQYAPTARYGPPEAFARFVDRCHEAGLGVIVDWVPAHFPADTHGLAHFDGTALYEHADPREGFHQDWNTLIYNLGRSEVSGFLIGSALAWLERFHVDGLRVDAVASMLYRDYSRKHGEWVPNIHGGRENLESIAFLKRFNTVVHQHHPGVLTIAEESTAWPGVTRPPTEGGLGFDYKWNMGWMHDTLEYMSRDPIHRRWHHHEMTFSMVYAYSEQYVLPLSHDEVVHGKRSLLGRMPGDDWQRFANLRAYYGFMWAHPGKKLLFAGGELAQPTEWNHDAQLPWHLLDDPRHRGVQQLLRDLNHLLAREPALHAWDGDPRGFRWAIGDDASNSVFAWLRFAEGARPALVVSNLTPAPLHDYRIGVPREGRWQLAINSDDAGYGGSGVGQGEAHAEPAPIHGQPWSLALTLPPLATVIYLAEPV
- the glgX gene encoding glycogen debranching protein GlgX, with the translated sequence MPTLPERMQPGAPYPLGATCDGIGTNFAVFSAHAERIELCLFDPSGRREIARYTLPECTDEIWHGYLPRLRGGQLYGYRAYGPYEPEQGHRFNPNKLLLDPYARQLAGQLRWSDVLHGYRVSSPRADLSFDRRDSAAAMPKAVVVDEPMHWEGRTQRPRTPWSQTIVYEAHVKGLTRTLKRIRPHERGTFLALADPYVIDHLVHLGITAIELLPVHAFVQDRRLAEMKLRNYWGYNTLAFFAPEPSYLAEGALNEIRAAVQALHAAGIEVILDVVYNHTGEGSELGPTLSFRGLDNASYYRLLPDNPRHCINDTGTGNTVNTAHPRVLQLVMDSLRYWVQNFHVDGFRFDLGVTLGREATGFDPNGGMFDAMRQDPVLNGVKLISEPWDVGPGGYQLGNHPPGFGEWNGQFRDDVRRFWKGDAGLRGALAGRLQGSSELFDHQHRRPWASVNFVTAHDGFTLEDLVSYEHKHNEANGEDNRDGANDNESNNHGAEGPTEDAAILDARGRAKRAMLATLLFSHGTPMLLGGDEFGRSQGGNNNAYCQDNEISWLDWKLAQSDGSHALIEFVARLIRLREQHPTLRADSFMHGGPDLLPGLAPVSWYNERGSVMKQSDWNDAQGRLLMLRRACPKGRRHIDVTLLLINGTGEPHAFVLPEPPLPWRLHIDTGNPDAPERNVEEPSLELKGLSVMLLSAAPRQDGA
- a CDS encoding alpha-1,4-glucan--maltose-1-phosphate maltosyltransferase gives rise to the protein MPAHAAAPPRILSLPAALDAGGGARTPWLAHAAELGFSHVLAPSGLLDEGVAAIGTMARLCGDHGLGLLLDVDVARPLPADLPLRAGHPDWFRALPDASALPDPRRPAVEAGVHWRFHDDAVAPEALAWWCERLREALQAGAAGLRLRSLDAAPAAWWAHLVDGLRGKAPQALFLGWTQGLAPEELAALKEAAFDYAFCSAEWWDFRAGWFGRELRRVAAVAPPLACAAAPFGDPSADLVFGERDHAGRHRRRAAWFAATCAAGWLMPAGFERDEHQALDIAAEIRAINDWLRGLGPQARTPSAIHIDDAWVGVLRRQGERAWLSLFNARLDVETPVALGAVAGGAASIYGDWTAPDGGPATEPLTLGPGEARVFEGTRTPPVATRTSAATRKQALAAATQAPRIAIEAVTPCVDEGRFAVKRVVGDVVTVEADVFMDGHDRLAVVLRWRALDERHWHEQRMEALGNDRYRGHFTPARVGRHEYTVQAWRDAYASYRHEIVAKHGAGVPIALEMREGQHLVEQTAAGTTPARRKPLRALASALARADDDEARYRLLTAEDTARTLTEADLRAFAVEHPPLRLEVDRRAAQFASWYELFPRSITDDPGRHGTFRDVIGRLPAIQAMGFDVLYFPPIHPIGRAFRKGRNNSLTPGEHDPGSPYAIGSAEGGHTDLHPELGTIEDFRALRDAAQEHGLELALDFAIQCSPDHPWLTEHPEWFDWRPDGSLRYAENPPKKYQDIVNVDFYQDDAVPSLWQALCDVVLYWAGEGVRIFRVDNPHTKPFPFWEWMIARVRSEYPDALFLSEAFTRPKPMYRLAKLGFSQSYTYFTWRHTRQEFVDYLTELAHGAPRDFFRPNFFVNTPDINPYFLQRSGRTGFLIRAALAATLSGLWGMYSGFELCESVPIPGKEEYLDSEKYEIKPRDWNAPGNIVAEITQLNAIRREQPALQSHLGVRFLRADNDQVLFFEKTAPGGRDRVLVAINLDPHHAHSADLHLPLADWDVGEDTPLTVEDLLHDLTLTWRGGRQHVWLGQGMPYAIWRVEA
- the treS gene encoding maltose alpha-D-glucosyltransferase — translated: MNTQPRTVRRSFTSDPLWYKDAIIYQVHVKSFFDSNDDGVGDFQGLIDKLDYIAELGVNTLWLLPFYPSPRRDDGYDISGYKDVHPDYGKLGDARRFIAAAHARGLRVITELVINHTSDQHPWFQRARLARPGSAARNFYVWSDTDQAYAGTRIIFLDTEKSNWTWDPVAGQYFWHRFFSHQPDLNFDNPAVIKAVLGVMRFWLDIGVDGLRLDAVPYLIEREGTNNENLRETHDILKLIRKEIDEHYPDRMLLAEANQWPEDTQDYFGNGDECHMAFHFPLMPRMYMAIAREDRFPITDIMRQTPAIPDNCQWAIFLRNHDELTLEMVTDAERDYLWETYAADRRARINLGIRRRLSPLLERDRRRIELMNSLLITMPGTPVLYYGDELGMGDNIHLGDRDGVRTPMQWSMDRNGGFSRADPAKLVLPPIMDPLYGYQAVNVEAQARDPHSLLNWTRRVLAVRKRYKAFGRGGIRFLYPGNRKILAYLREYEDEQVLCVANMSRTLQAVELDLGAFEGRVPVEILGGTSFPPIGRLPYLLTLPPFGFYAFQLCANAQMPAWHQVPAEPMPDFETLVLRGPLVDGPVMAHHRGALERDVLPTYLGRRRWFGAKDRGIASINVMYGQPWPDRGEDLIITEIITTLNDQGIERYCLPLGIIWEDENPPARAQQLALARVRRGRRVGYLTDGFVLDAFVSGLLRGLRQRLELPLKRGGSIRFTATGAFDALEFPPDTENRWLSAEQSNSSVIVHEHGMLKLYRHISHGINPELEMGRHLTRVGYANTPPLLGEVLHVGADGVPSALAVLQGFVRNQGDAWRWTLDYLHRTWDEFSHAADDAARAEILADYDSFAAAVGTRLGELHAVLAQPSDDDAFRPETAGKADVGEWANDARAQLGRALEALESLVSEDGALRTQRDRLFARRDALCQRIDALAARGEDALRTRVHGDFHLGQVLVVQGDAWLIDFEGEPARPLADRRIKTTPLRDVAGFLRSLDYVAAVAQRGEDGMAPIEDPLYAPYLERFRLRASEVFLAAYVAVLDRAPVRWIRAEALAPMLELFLLDKAAYEIAYEAANRPGWLGVPLQGLLRLTDEAAIGGVPT